The proteins below are encoded in one region of Sphingobacterium sp. R2:
- a CDS encoding cytochrome ubiquinol oxidase subunit I has protein sequence MEDMILYNRLQFAFTITFHYLFPQLTMGLSLMIVYFKWKFLQTQNEDYNHASKFWMKIFALNFTMGVVTGIPMEFQFGTNWAKFSELTGGIIGQTLAMEGMFSFFLESSFLGMFLFGEKLLGHKLHFLAGLMVFIGSWASGFLIIATHSWMQHPVGYEILENGKFVLNNFSALFSNPWLWPSYLHNQAASLVTSSFFVASIGAFYLLSDRHSKFGKIFIKSGVIFGAISSVMLAFPTGDLAAKNVVKYQPAAFAGMEGIFKTEKGGSEIVLIGQPDMENKKLDNKIAVPNVLSFLTYQRWDAEIKGLNEFDQSLHPTNVPGLYYSYHIMVGLGTIFIGIMVLGALLLWRNRLYQTKWLLWIIMFMIPFPYIANTAGWYTAELGRQPWLVYNLMRMVDGVSPTVSSGNTLFTFLGFVGLYILLGLLFLMLVLKIIRKGPETTVAST, from the coding sequence ATGGAAGATATGATTCTCTACAATCGGCTTCAGTTCGCATTTACTATTACATTTCATTATCTTTTCCCCCAATTGACCATGGGTTTATCGCTGATGATCGTATACTTTAAATGGAAATTTCTTCAGACTCAAAACGAAGATTACAACCATGCTTCAAAATTTTGGATGAAAATCTTTGCCCTTAATTTTACCATGGGCGTTGTCACCGGCATCCCGATGGAGTTTCAGTTTGGCACAAACTGGGCGAAGTTTTCGGAACTTACTGGTGGAATTATTGGACAGACCCTAGCTATGGAGGGCATGTTTTCCTTTTTCCTAGAATCTTCGTTTCTAGGAATGTTCCTTTTTGGAGAAAAGTTGCTCGGCCATAAGCTGCACTTTTTAGCTGGACTGATGGTCTTTATTGGATCTTGGGCCAGTGGTTTCCTGATTATCGCCACGCATTCCTGGATGCAGCATCCTGTTGGGTATGAGATTCTCGAAAATGGCAAATTTGTACTGAACAATTTTAGTGCATTATTCAGTAATCCATGGTTATGGCCATCTTATCTACATAATCAAGCCGCTTCATTGGTGACTAGCTCGTTTTTCGTTGCCTCTATTGGCGCATTTTATCTGCTCAGTGACAGGCATAGCAAATTTGGTAAGATATTCATTAAAAGTGGGGTCATCTTTGGTGCAATATCGTCGGTGATGCTTGCCTTTCCTACAGGAGATCTGGCCGCAAAAAATGTGGTAAAATACCAACCCGCTGCCTTTGCTGGCATGGAGGGAATTTTCAAAACAGAAAAAGGCGGTTCAGAGATTGTTCTGATCGGTCAACCGGACATGGAAAACAAAAAATTGGACAATAAGATAGCCGTACCGAATGTATTGAGCTTCCTGACCTACCAGCGTTGGGATGCAGAAATTAAAGGATTAAATGAATTTGACCAATCGTTACACCCAACGAACGTGCCTGGGCTTTATTATAGTTATCACATCATGGTAGGTTTGGGTACCATATTCATTGGCATTATGGTCCTAGGAGCGCTACTGCTTTGGCGGAACAGGTTGTATCAAACGAAATGGTTGTTGTGGATCATTATGTTTATGATTCCTTTCCCCTACATCGCGAATACTGCAGGCTGGTATACGGCGGAACTGGGACGACAACCTTGGCTAGTTTATAATCTCATGCGCATGGTAGACGGTGTATCCCCTACCGTATCTTCTGGAAATACATTATTTACCTTTC
- a CDS encoding SusC/RagA family TonB-linked outer membrane protein: MRNLSALFLTSMVVSVAYGQTSIQGVVKDGSSMISMPGVTISIKGKAVSTKTDATGKFQINAAPTDSLVFNFIGYRKQTVYIGNQTQLNVFLENENQALEEVVVIGYGTQKKADLTGSISSLKSSDITKQPAMSAMQSIQGKAAGINIIANEAPGSSPNVIIRGLGTALSGRNPLYIVDGIAQTDINNINPSDIESMDVLKDASSASIYGLRAANGVIIVTTKKGKTGTTNINYESFAGIKNVLNRVKMANADQFRTFANEYLTSTNGSYRLAENQKYNTDWYDELLRTGSVFNNAVNISGGTEKVDYFVSANNYTENGILDGSKFVRNTIRNNNVYKFLNNRLKFSQNLNLTLTNATPKPYSAFTTAYRQSPLAPVMFDNGRYGLGRVNTTTGVAGIEAAPGQAIGNLNSIGNPVYEVLRQNERTNTLRLQGSFEGEFKITDYLKINSRIGGNKFYSKQRIFNNVKDQWLNANTLLNESDFIKLKENNPKALDYVDNSLKYENLEQFRWSIENFLTFNKSFDKHHIEAVVGMSREKYDINSMSSQTGYNVPEQEQYWNINLAKGTTNYGIVALQTYYTPRALASYFGRLQYNYDSKYYLTATLRRDGSSVFRNTGKYWGTFPSVGLGWTVTNESFMKDASWINLLKVRGNWGKLGNQDIPLNVSTILTSPESSNYNYVFGPEQNMVYGSAYGTPAVNLTWEVTRETGAGVDFAFLNNQLSGSIDYYHKLNTNTILDVTPTYTSPSEKNFYAHGAKVLNQGVEVALNWNKSINPEFSYTVGVNYAYNKNKVTEVVPAYDRATGGSLNNGEITKQLRVGQPIYGWWMFEANGVFQDAEDVKNYPSFGAAKPGYLKYKDQNEDGVIDSRDKVFFGSFLPTSTYGINVGVNYKAIDFNVSGYGVAGNKVYNGLNSVRSNAGENIALSTFENRWTGAGSTNEHPGAERAYWASSYFLESGAYFRINNITVGYTFNNLYSSRSKLRLYVTAQNPFMFTNYSGFSPELAGDGSPNLTSGIELSAYPTTRNFLFGLNMQF; the protein is encoded by the coding sequence ATGAGGAATCTATCCGCATTATTTTTGACTTCCATGGTCGTCTCTGTTGCCTATGGACAAACTTCTATACAAGGAGTGGTCAAAGATGGCTCAAGCATGATATCCATGCCTGGCGTAACCATTAGTATTAAAGGGAAAGCTGTATCTACGAAAACCGACGCAACGGGGAAATTTCAGATTAATGCCGCTCCTACCGATTCATTAGTCTTTAACTTTATTGGTTATCGCAAACAAACTGTATACATTGGCAATCAAACGCAACTCAATGTATTTTTAGAAAATGAGAATCAAGCATTGGAAGAGGTTGTGGTTATCGGTTACGGTACACAAAAGAAAGCCGATCTAACCGGATCGATCAGTTCATTGAAATCGTCGGATATCACCAAGCAACCGGCCATGTCTGCTATGCAATCCATACAAGGTAAAGCTGCCGGGATCAATATCATTGCCAACGAAGCTCCGGGATCGTCACCCAATGTAATTATCAGGGGCTTAGGAACGGCATTATCAGGACGGAATCCACTCTATATTGTCGACGGAATTGCACAAACAGATATTAACAATATCAACCCATCGGATATTGAATCTATGGATGTTTTGAAGGATGCATCCTCTGCATCTATTTACGGTCTTCGGGCTGCAAATGGTGTTATTATCGTGACCACGAAGAAAGGTAAAACGGGGACGACAAACATTAATTATGAAAGCTTTGCAGGCATAAAAAATGTCCTCAATCGTGTGAAAATGGCAAACGCTGATCAGTTTAGAACATTTGCCAATGAATACCTAACCTCGACCAATGGATCCTACCGTTTAGCAGAGAATCAAAAATATAATACAGATTGGTATGACGAATTATTACGTACAGGTTCTGTATTTAATAATGCCGTTAATATTTCTGGCGGAACTGAGAAAGTTGATTACTTCGTATCAGCAAACAATTATACCGAAAATGGTATTCTTGATGGCTCCAAATTTGTAAGAAATACCATACGCAATAACAACGTATATAAATTTTTAAACAATCGCCTAAAGTTCAGCCAAAATTTAAATCTTACATTAACAAACGCAACCCCCAAGCCCTATAGTGCTTTCACCACGGCTTATCGTCAGTCACCACTGGCTCCCGTGATGTTTGATAATGGCCGTTACGGTTTAGGTCGTGTAAATACAACAACTGGTGTTGCCGGTATTGAGGCAGCTCCTGGGCAAGCCATCGGAAACTTAAATTCCATTGGAAATCCAGTGTATGAGGTTTTACGTCAAAATGAAAGAACAAATACGCTCCGCCTACAGGGAAGTTTTGAGGGAGAATTCAAAATAACCGATTATCTGAAAATCAATTCGCGTATTGGCGGGAATAAATTTTATTCGAAACAACGGATTTTTAATAATGTAAAAGATCAATGGTTAAATGCAAATACGTTATTGAATGAATCTGATTTCATCAAATTAAAGGAAAACAATCCAAAAGCCCTTGACTACGTAGACAATAGTCTGAAATATGAAAACCTGGAACAATTCCGTTGGTCTATCGAGAATTTCTTGACCTTTAACAAGAGTTTTGACAAGCATCATATTGAGGCGGTTGTGGGGATGTCACGTGAGAAATACGACATTAACAGTATGAGCAGCCAAACGGGTTATAATGTGCCTGAACAAGAGCAATACTGGAATATTAATCTTGCAAAAGGAACAACCAATTATGGTATTGTTGCGCTGCAAACGTATTATACTCCAAGGGCCTTAGCTTCTTATTTCGGACGATTACAGTACAATTACGATAGCAAATATTATTTAACGGCAACATTGCGTAGAGATGGATCAAGTGTTTTCCGTAATACAGGAAAATACTGGGGTACCTTCCCATCAGTAGGCTTGGGCTGGACGGTAACCAACGAAAGCTTTATGAAAGATGCCAGCTGGATTAATTTATTGAAAGTGCGCGGAAACTGGGGTAAATTAGGTAACCAAGATATCCCGTTAAATGTATCCACAATTTTAACAAGCCCAGAAAGTTCAAATTACAACTATGTTTTCGGTCCTGAACAGAATATGGTCTATGGTAGTGCTTATGGTACTCCTGCCGTGAATCTAACATGGGAAGTAACTAGAGAAACAGGCGCTGGCGTAGACTTTGCGTTTCTAAACAATCAGCTTTCAGGATCCATTGACTACTATCATAAGCTGAATACCAATACTATTCTTGATGTAACACCAACTTACACCTCTCCTTCAGAGAAAAATTTCTATGCGCATGGTGCCAAAGTGTTAAATCAAGGAGTTGAAGTAGCTTTAAATTGGAACAAAAGCATTAATCCTGAATTCAGTTATACCGTCGGCGTCAATTATGCCTACAACAAAAACAAAGTAACAGAAGTGGTTCCTGCCTATGACCGTGCTACTGGAGGTAGTTTAAATAACGGGGAGATTACCAAACAGCTTCGCGTTGGACAACCGATCTATGGCTGGTGGATGTTTGAGGCAAATGGTGTCTTCCAAGACGCTGAAGATGTAAAAAATTACCCATCGTTTGGTGCTGCAAAACCTGGCTATCTGAAGTACAAGGATCAAAATGAAGATGGTGTCATTGATTCACGCGACAAGGTTTTCTTTGGATCATTTTTACCGACTTCAACATATGGTATCAATGTTGGTGTTAATTACAAAGCTATTGATTTTAATGTCTCCGGATATGGTGTTGCAGGCAATAAGGTTTACAATGGTTTAAATAGTGTTCGTTCCAATGCGGGTGAGAATATCGCGTTGTCAACTTTTGAAAATCGCTGGACTGGCGCAGGTTCAACCAATGAGCATCCTGGTGCAGAAAGAGCATATTGGGCTTCGAGTTATTTCCTTGAATCGGGCGCTTATTTCCGTATCAATAATATCACCGTAGGATACACTTTCAACAACTTATATAGCTCGAGATCTAAACTAAGATTATATGTTACTGCACAGAATCCATTTATGTTTACGAATTATAGTGGTTTCTCTCCTGAACTTGCGGGCGACGGTAGTCCAAATTTAACTTCTGGTATTGAGCTTTCGGCTTATCCAACGACACGTAATTTCTTATTTGGACTTAACATGCAATTTTAA
- a CDS encoding RagB/SusD family nutrient uptake outer membrane protein, with protein MKINKLYIAILLSGGIALQSCKDNNFLDVPSKEYVEAEDSEEIYTPEQFVNGVYGMFTDWDYSFSYIGITDMLSDNADKGSSATDAGGDKLSLDELTYTSTTGSFLSMWTRWYKSIGRATQAIAYTEKFGLTDEAYKNRLIAEARFLRALNYFYLVRGWGDVPIQERDLIKREPAAEVYAYIEADLQFAIDNLPLKSAYAAKDLGRATKGAAQGLMSKVYLYQSKWQQAADMAKTVITSGGYSLEPDYATIWRLAGENGPESLFEFQARGTSIAHGIQQYSQVQAPRGGAVNLGWGFNIPSQNLLDAFNAEKDNIRRDATIIFRGETLYDGRLIDNGVENPMYNEKAYSSANGGAADGDKNVRYLRLGEIYLILAEAANEVGNSSEALNALNMVRTRVKLANVTTTDQAQLRQLIWKERRLELAFEHDRWFDLIRTKQGKTAMAANGKTFQDKMMLFPIPENQRIQTPEMPQNTGW; from the coding sequence ATGAAAATTAACAAACTTTATATAGCAATTCTTCTTAGTGGGGGCATTGCATTGCAAAGCTGCAAAGACAACAACTTCTTAGATGTACCTTCTAAAGAATATGTTGAAGCCGAAGACAGTGAAGAAATCTACACACCCGAGCAATTTGTCAATGGTGTATATGGAATGTTTACTGACTGGGATTATTCTTTCTCTTACATCGGTATCACGGACATGCTTTCCGATAATGCGGATAAAGGTAGTTCAGCTACAGATGCCGGTGGTGATAAACTAAGTTTAGACGAGTTGACTTATACTTCAACAACCGGTTCCTTTCTTTCCATGTGGACACGTTGGTATAAATCCATTGGGCGGGCTACGCAAGCTATTGCATACACAGAAAAATTTGGATTGACAGACGAAGCTTATAAAAACAGATTGATTGCCGAAGCCCGTTTTCTGCGTGCATTGAACTACTTCTATCTCGTGCGTGGATGGGGCGATGTTCCTATTCAAGAACGTGATTTAATAAAAAGAGAACCTGCAGCTGAAGTTTACGCTTATATTGAAGCTGATTTACAATTTGCTATCGACAATCTTCCACTCAAATCTGCTTATGCTGCAAAAGATTTAGGTAGAGCAACCAAAGGGGCTGCACAAGGATTAATGTCAAAAGTCTATTTGTATCAAAGCAAATGGCAACAAGCTGCTGATATGGCGAAAACTGTCATCACATCTGGAGGATACAGTCTCGAACCGGATTACGCAACAATTTGGCGTCTAGCTGGGGAAAATGGTCCCGAATCATTATTTGAATTTCAAGCAAGGGGTACCTCTATCGCACATGGTATCCAACAATATAGTCAAGTACAGGCACCTCGTGGAGGAGCCGTCAATTTAGGCTGGGGTTTTAATATCCCAAGCCAAAACTTATTGGATGCCTTCAATGCCGAAAAAGACAATATCCGTCGCGATGCAACGATTATTTTCAGGGGCGAAACCCTGTACGATGGCCGTCTAATTGACAATGGTGTAGAAAACCCCATGTATAATGAAAAAGCGTATTCGTCTGCAAATGGAGGTGCCGCTGATGGTGATAAGAACGTACGTTACCTCCGTCTAGGTGAAATTTATCTTATCCTGGCCGAAGCAGCTAATGAGGTTGGCAATAGCAGCGAAGCACTGAATGCATTGAATATGGTACGTACACGCGTAAAATTAGCCAATGTAACGACAACGGATCAAGCACAGCTCCGTCAGTTGATCTGGAAAGAAAGACGTCTTGAATTAGCTTTTGAGCATGACCGTTGGTTTGATTTAATTCGTACAAAACAGGGAAAAACTGCTATGGCAGCCAATGGAAAAACTTTCCAAGATAAAATGATGCTTTTCCCAATTCCGGAAAATCAACGTATCCAAACACCAGAAATGCCGCAAAATACCGGTTGGTAA
- the bglX gene encoding beta-glucosidase BglX codes for MKKVVGTFLLALLAWHTSPAQSNQKMDTFIDQLMAKMTVDEKIGQLNLVTGGEATTGTTVSTGVEAKIKNGQIGGIFSMSTPAKIRKTQEIAIKQSRLKIPIIFGMDVIHGYRTVFPIPLGLAATWDMNLIQQSARIAAEEATADGINWAFSPMVDISRDPRWGRISEGAGEDTYLSSRVAEAIVHGFQGDNLAAHNTMMACVKHFALYGAAEGGRDYNSTDMSLHRMYNEYLPPYKAAIDAGAGSIMTSFNDINGVPASANKWLMTDVLRQQWGFKGLVVTDYTAVNELTAHGLGDLQQVSALSLNAGVDMDMVGEGFLTTLKKSLDAGKVKIVDIDRACRYVLEAKYKLGLFDDPYRYCDEKRAKTVIGSEANHAKAREIAAKSFVLLKNENQALPLKKTGTVAVIGPLANSGPNMPGTWSVSAELDKTASLVEGMKAVLGNKVNILTHLGSNLLEDPNYQKHATMFGRTIARDSRKEEEIIAEAVQVAQQSDVVVAALGESSEMSGESSSRSELDIPKNQQNLLKALLATGKPVVLVLFTGRPLTLTWEDAHVPAILNVWFGGTETGKAVADVLFGDVVPSGKITATFPRNVGQIPIYYAHKNTGRPYGNSGDFEKFKSNYLDVSNSPLYPFGYGLSYTTFSYSDIRLDRNTIDEKGTLQASIDITNTGNYDAEETVQLYIQDVVASVTRPVKELKGFQKIFLKKGEQKTVNFKINVDDLKFFDNSLKYIAEPGNFKVYIGPNSRDVKEKEFELL; via the coding sequence ATGAAAAAAGTAGTAGGTACTTTCCTTCTTGCATTGCTCGCCTGGCATACCAGTCCAGCGCAATCCAATCAGAAAATGGACACGTTCATTGATCAGCTTATGGCTAAGATGACTGTCGACGAAAAGATTGGACAACTTAACTTGGTAACCGGTGGTGAAGCGACCACTGGAACCACAGTATCCACGGGTGTAGAAGCGAAAATTAAAAATGGTCAAATCGGCGGGATTTTCAGCATGAGTACACCAGCGAAAATCCGCAAAACACAGGAAATAGCTATCAAACAATCCCGGTTAAAAATACCCATCATTTTTGGGATGGATGTTATTCACGGGTATCGTACGGTGTTCCCAATTCCTTTAGGTCTTGCCGCCACCTGGGACATGAACTTGATTCAACAATCTGCACGTATAGCAGCCGAAGAAGCGACCGCCGATGGGATTAATTGGGCATTTTCGCCCATGGTAGATATCTCGCGCGATCCACGCTGGGGCCGTATTTCCGAAGGTGCGGGTGAAGATACCTATCTAAGCTCTCGGGTTGCTGAAGCCATCGTCCATGGCTTCCAAGGGGATAACCTGGCAGCACATAACACCATGATGGCCTGCGTCAAACATTTTGCCCTATATGGTGCAGCCGAAGGTGGTCGTGATTACAACAGCACGGATATGAGCCTCCACCGGATGTACAATGAATACTTGCCTCCTTACAAAGCAGCAATAGACGCCGGAGCTGGAAGTATCATGACGTCTTTTAACGATATCAATGGTGTCCCTGCTTCGGCAAACAAATGGTTAATGACAGATGTTTTACGCCAACAATGGGGCTTTAAAGGATTGGTTGTAACCGATTATACAGCGGTAAATGAATTAACTGCACATGGCCTAGGAGACCTCCAGCAGGTTTCTGCTTTAAGTCTTAATGCAGGTGTTGATATGGATATGGTGGGTGAAGGGTTTCTTACGACGCTAAAGAAATCTTTAGACGCTGGAAAAGTCAAAATCGTAGATATTGACAGGGCCTGCCGCTATGTTTTGGAAGCCAAGTATAAATTAGGATTATTTGATGATCCATACCGCTATTGTGATGAAAAACGGGCAAAAACAGTGATTGGATCTGAAGCCAATCATGCGAAAGCCAGAGAAATTGCGGCAAAATCATTTGTCTTATTGAAAAATGAAAACCAAGCGCTTCCATTGAAAAAAACAGGCACAGTCGCTGTTATTGGACCTTTAGCCAATTCAGGACCAAACATGCCGGGAACCTGGAGTGTCAGTGCTGAACTAGACAAAACAGCCTCGTTAGTTGAGGGCATGAAAGCTGTATTGGGCAACAAAGTAAATATCCTGACACACCTAGGCAGCAATCTGTTGGAAGACCCGAACTACCAAAAACATGCAACTATGTTCGGCCGTACAATCGCACGGGATTCCCGCAAAGAAGAGGAGATCATTGCAGAAGCCGTGCAAGTTGCCCAGCAGTCCGATGTAGTCGTCGCTGCGCTCGGCGAATCTTCGGAAATGTCTGGAGAAAGCTCCAGTCGCTCAGAACTCGATATTCCAAAAAATCAACAAAATCTGTTAAAAGCATTGTTGGCCACAGGTAAGCCAGTTGTCCTTGTGCTATTCACTGGCCGACCACTGACGCTCACGTGGGAAGATGCTCATGTTCCCGCGATATTAAATGTTTGGTTTGGTGGAACGGAAACAGGAAAAGCAGTAGCCGATGTTTTATTTGGGGATGTCGTTCCTTCAGGAAAAATTACGGCCACTTTCCCACGCAATGTTGGTCAGATTCCGATCTATTATGCACACAAAAATACCGGCAGACCTTATGGAAACTCGGGCGATTTTGAAAAATTCAAATCTAATTATCTCGATGTAAGTAATTCGCCACTTTACCCTTTTGGATATGGTCTAAGTTATACGACCTTTTCGTATAGTGACATTCGTCTTGACCGAAACACAATCGACGAAAAAGGTACGTTACAGGCGAGTATCGACATCACTAATACCGGAAACTATGATGCTGAGGAAACTGTACAGCTGTATATACAAGACGTCGTTGCATCAGTTACACGTCCCGTAAAAGAACTAAAAGGGTTTCAGAAGATATTCCTTAAAAAAGGCGAACAAAAAACGGTAAACTTTAAAATTAACGTAGATGATCTGAAATTTTTTGACAACAGCCTGAAATATATCGCAGAGCCAGGAAATTTCAAAGTGTACATTGGGCCCAACAGTCGCGATGTCAAAGAAAAAGAATTTGAACTGCTTTAA
- a CDS encoding glucoamylase family protein, with the protein MRKRIAYPALSGIALALILSSSCQNATNSSPDSPSKIDSTDGSKINEDSLLTTIQQHTFQYFWEGAEPTSGLARERIHMDGVYPQNDRNVVTIGGSGFGLMGMIVAMERGFISQDQGVQKLDHIMDYLGKIERFKGAWAHWYDGELGTAKPFSEKDNGGDIVETAFLAQGLIAIREYLKDKDDSAQLVAQKADKLWKEINWNHYTNGQNVIYWHWSPKFNFQQNHPVRGYDECLITYILAASSPTYPIAPQVYHEGWARSGAIKSSAKKYDIPLVLKHNAKEGEVGPLFWEHYSYLGLSPKGLKDQYADYWEATSNHAKINLAYADLNPKGYKGYGSDKGWGWTASYSINGYDAHHPDNDPGVISPTAALSSMPYTPHESIQFAQYLDKQLGNKVWGKYGYYDAYSETANWYPQRYLAIDQGPIIVMIENYRTGKIWELFMQAPEIQQGLKKLGFTSPYLK; encoded by the coding sequence ATGAGAAAACGAATAGCATATCCAGCACTTAGCGGTATAGCTTTGGCGCTTATTCTCAGCAGTTCGTGCCAAAATGCTACTAATAGCAGTCCAGACAGTCCCTCAAAGATTGATTCAACCGATGGAAGCAAAATCAATGAAGATTCGCTATTAACAACTATTCAGCAACATACATTTCAATATTTTTGGGAAGGTGCCGAACCTACTTCCGGTCTCGCCAGGGAACGCATCCATATGGATGGTGTTTACCCTCAAAATGACCGTAATGTCGTGACCATAGGTGGTAGTGGCTTCGGACTCATGGGTATGATTGTCGCGATGGAACGCGGGTTTATCAGCCAGGATCAAGGCGTTCAAAAGCTGGATCACATCATGGATTATCTAGGCAAAATCGAACGGTTTAAAGGAGCCTGGGCACACTGGTACGATGGAGAACTGGGGACAGCGAAACCCTTCAGTGAAAAAGATAATGGCGGTGACATTGTTGAAACTGCATTCTTAGCCCAAGGCCTAATCGCCATTCGGGAATATCTAAAAGATAAAGATGATTCTGCCCAACTAGTTGCCCAAAAAGCAGATAAACTATGGAAAGAAATCAATTGGAATCATTATACAAATGGGCAAAATGTTATCTATTGGCATTGGAGTCCTAAATTTAACTTTCAACAAAATCACCCTGTCAGAGGATACGACGAATGTCTTATTACTTATATTTTAGCAGCCTCCTCTCCCACTTACCCTATTGCACCCCAAGTGTATCATGAGGGTTGGGCAAGATCTGGTGCAATTAAAAGCTCCGCTAAAAAATATGACATTCCACTCGTACTGAAGCACAATGCCAAAGAAGGTGAAGTGGGGCCGCTATTCTGGGAACATTACTCCTATTTAGGATTGAGTCCCAAAGGATTAAAAGACCAATATGCAGATTATTGGGAAGCGACAAGCAACCATGCTAAGATAAATTTGGCTTATGCAGATCTAAACCCAAAAGGCTATAAAGGTTACGGTTCGGATAAAGGCTGGGGCTGGACGGCCAGCTATTCCATCAACGGCTACGATGCACATCACCCAGACAACGACCCTGGCGTGATCTCGCCGACAGCAGCTTTGTCATCCATGCCTTACACCCCACACGAAAGCATTCAGTTTGCACAATACCTAGACAAACAACTCGGCAATAAAGTCTGGGGTAAATATGGCTACTATGATGCCTACAGTGAAACGGCAAATTGGTACCCACAACGTTATCTAGCCATCGATCAGGGGCCTATTATTGTCATGATCGAAAACTATAGAACAGGTAAAATCTGGGAGCTATTTATGCAGGCCCCAGAAATTCAACAAGGACTAAAAAAACTCGGTTTTACAAGTCCTTATTTAAAATAG